The proteins below come from a single Tribolium castaneum strain GA2 chromosome 9, icTriCast1.1, whole genome shotgun sequence genomic window:
- the LOC107397719 gene encoding odorant receptor Or1-like, whose product MAYGNIFFLTILISGICFAFGFLSSPLISGERILPFETVYPFDWTKSPYYEIIYVTEWMTNIAFILIGICGHDFLFMGLCSNVVGQFTLLRELFGYLGTKNVAQIIKKLGHDTKIEPNRQLLRICIIHHVRVTEICKEIAEIFSFSCFIQLLSSVTALCVGALIMTFADIDAALFTVSSAYIIGHLLQLFLYATLGNEVIYYASRLPNAIFHSHWYNIDLEVKKDILFVLQRAQKDVKISAMGVSVLDYQTFIQVLRLSFSFYTMLSKVTDH is encoded by the exons ATGGCATACGgaaatatttt CTTTCTAACAATCCTAATTAGCGGGATTTGCTTTGCTTTTGGGTTCTTAAGCTCGCCGCTCATTTCCGGTGAAAGAATTTTACCATTTGAGACTGTTTATCCGTTTGATTGGACCAAAAGTCCGTATTATGAAATTATCTACGTTACAGAATGGATGACAAACATTGCGTTCATCCTCATTGGGATTTGTGGCCACGATTTTCTTTTTATGGGTCTTTGTAGTAATGTCGTGGGTCAGTTTACACTTTTGAGGGAGCTTTTTGGCTATTTGGGAACCAAAAATGTGGcccaaattattaaaaaactaggtCATGATACTAAAATTGAGCCAAATCGCCAATTGTTGCGAATCTGCATCATCCATCACGTCCGAGTGACTGAAATTTGCAAAGAAATTgctgaaattttcagtttcagctgttttattcaattacTCTCAAGTGTAACAGCCCTTTGTGTCGGTGCCCTCATTATGACTTTT GCCGATATTGACGCTGCTTTGTTTACGGTTTCTTCAGCTTATATTATTGGACATTTGCTTCAGTTATTTCTATATGCGACGCTTGGGAATGAAGTCATTTACTAT gCGAGTAGACTTCCGAATGCAATTTTTCACAGTCATTGGTACAATATTGATTTAGAAGTGAAGAAAGATATCTTATTTGTGCTTCAAAGGGCACAAAAGGATGTCAAAATTTCGGCGATGGGAGTCAGTGTTTTGGATTATCAAACGTTTATTCAAGTTTTGAGATTGTCATTTTCGTTTTACACAATGCTAAGTAAAGTTACAGATCACTGA
- the LOC100141914 gene encoding odorant receptor Or1: MAKTGDIFPVRDPVKRCLFIPKLLLESTNFWPEKRNFLTKFANWVMLIICVLIESGQIAFVVVNIKDITKIASAMSTVSTTFQAITKLTVLYIYNDKLRLILKSVWYEFWPSYTAGREINTKLETYNKIVIVSFLTILISGICFAFGFLSSPLISGERILPFETVYPFDWTKSPYYEIIYVTEWMTNIAFILIGICGHDFLFMGLCSNVVGQFTLLRELFGYLGTKNVAQIIKKLGHDTNIEPNRQLLRICIIHHVRVTEICKEIAEIFSFSCFIQLLSSVTALCVGALIMTFADIDAALFTVSSAYIVGHLLQLFLYATLGNEVIYYASRLPNAIFHSHWYNIDLEVKKDILFVLQRAQKEVKISAMGVSVLDYQTFIQVLRLSFSFYTMLSKVTDH, from the exons ATGGCTAAGACAGGCGATATCTTCCCTGTGAGAGACCCCGTGAAACGATGTCTTTTTATCCCGAAACTCCTCCTGGAATCGACTAATTTTTGGCCCgaaaaacgcaattttttgaccaaattcgCAAACTGGGTCATGTtaataatttgtgttttgatCGAAAGTGGACAAATTGCGTTCGTTGTGGTCAACATCAAAGATATAACAAAGATTGCTTCAGCCATGTCGACTGTCTCAACCACGTTTCAG GCAATAACAAAACTCACAGTTTTGTACATTTACAACGACAAACTTCGCCTGATTTTGAAATCAGTCTGGTATGAATTTTGGCCGTCTTACACAGCCGGTCGGGAAATAAATACGAAACTAGAAACGTacaacaaaattgtaattgtGAGCTTTCTAACAATCTTAATTAGCGGGATTTGCTTCGCTTTTGGGTTCTTAAGCTCGCCGCTCATTTCCGGTGAAAGAATTTTACCGTTTGAGACTGTTTATCCGTTTGATTGGACCAAAAGTCCGTATTATGAAATTATCTACGTTACGGAATGGATGACAAACATTGCATTCATTCTCATTGGAATTTGTGGCCACGATTTTCTTTTTATGGGTCTTTGTAGCAATGTCGTGGGTCAATTTACACTTTTGAGGGAGCTTTTTGGTTATTTGGGTACGAAAAATGTGGcccaaattattaaaaaactgggtCATGACACTAACATCGAGCCAAATCGCCAATTGTTGCGAATCTGCATCATTCATCACGTCCGAGTGACTGAAATTTGCAAAGAAAttgctgaaatttttagtttcagctgttttattcaattacTCTCAAGTGTAACAGCCCTTTGTGTCGGTGCTCTAATTATGACTTTT GCCGATATTGATGCTGCCTTGTTTACCGTTTCTTCAGCTTACATTGTTGGCCATTTGCTTCAGTTATTTCTCTATGCGACGCTTGGGAATGAAGTCATTTACTAT gCGAGTAGACTTCCGAATGCTATTTTTCACAGTCATTGGTACAATATCGATTTAGAAGTGAAGaaagatattttatttgtacttCAAAGGGCCCAAAAGGAAGTAAAAATTTCGGCGATGGGAGTCAGTGTTTTAGATTATCAAACGTTTATTCAAGTTTTGAGACTGTCGTTTTCGTTTTACACAATGCTGAGCAAAGTTACTGATCACTGa
- the Ase gene encoding asense, whose translation MAGVSVVSPHKINVLQQNDRREIIILRKNPQDDILLTKKKSKPGGKTAPQPVAVARRNARERNRVKQVNNGFANLRQHIPNFIAAAFESNSRGGNKKLSKVETLRMAVEYIRSLEDLLALDESTVSSSTSSIPSPSTTDDLSTNPTPPPHYTYQIIPYEALNVDDHILSDPSLMDADLEFKGAQDLSLLHVSDSLSPGIYSEQSLSPDTVFGDDGKSEDVPVISLKNENELPQQHKTNVMDVMQWWEQQQTPRSTIS comes from the coding sequence ATGGCCGGCGTCAGTGTGGTATCCCCTCATAAAATCAACGTCCTGCAGCAAAACGACCGTCGCGAAATCATAATTCTCCGAAAAAACCCTCAAGACGACATCCTCCTCACAAAAAAGAAGTCGAAACCTGGAGGCAAAACCGCCCCTCAGCCCGTCGCCGTTGCGCGAAGAAACGCCCGCGAACGCAACAGAGTCAAGCAAGTCAATAATGGCTTTGCCAATTTGCGCCAACACATCCCGAATTTCATCGCAGCCGCTTTCGAGTCCAACAGTCGAGGGGGCAACAAGAAGCTGAGCAAAGTGGAGACCCTCCGCATGGCTGTGGAGTACATCCGGAGCCTGGAGGACCTCCTGGCCCTCGACGAAAGCACCGTTTCGTCCTCCACCTCCTCGATACCCTCGCCTTCGACCACCGACGACTTGTCAACGAACCCCACGCCACCGCCGCACTACACCTATCAGATCATCCCCTACGAAGCGCTCAATGTCGACGACCACATCCTCTCCGATCCTAGTCTCATGGACGCCGATTTAGAGTTTAAGGGTGCTCAGGACTTGTCCCTGTTGCACGTAAGTGACTCCTTATCCCCGGGGATATACAGTGAACAGAGTTTATCGCCCGATACGGTTTTCGGAGACGATGGGAAAAGTGAGGACGTTCCGGTGATTTCGCTCAAGAACGAGAACGAGCTGCCGCAGCAGCACAAGACGAATGTTATGGATGTCATGCAGTGGTGGGAACAGCAGCAGACGCCGCGGTCGACCATTAGTTAG
- the LOC135267119 gene encoding LOW QUALITY PROTEIN: uncharacterized protein LOC135267119 (The sequence of the model RefSeq protein was modified relative to this genomic sequence to represent the inferred CDS: substituted 2 bases at 2 genomic stop codons), whose translation MQQKTVTKLAVLYIYNDKLRLILKSVWYEFWPSYTAGREINTKLETYNKIVIVSFLTILISGICFAFGFLSSPLISGERILPFETVYPFDWTKSPYYKIIYVTEXITNIAFILNAVDQFTLLREHFGYLGTKNVDQIIKKLGHDTNIEPNRQLLRIFIIHHVRVTEICKEIAEIFSFSCFVQSEERYFFVLXRAQKDVEILAMGVSVLDYQTFIQVLRLSFSFYTMLSKVTDH comes from the exons ATGCAGCAAAAA ACAGTAACAAAACTCGCAGTTTTGTACATTTACAACGACAAACTTCGCCTGATTTTGAAATCAGTCTGGTATGAATTTTGGCCGTCTTACACAGCCGGTCGGGAAATAAACACGAAACTAGAAACGTacaacaaaattgtaattgttAGCTTTCTAACAATCCTAATTAGCGGGATTTGCTTCGCTTTTGGGTTCTTAAGCTCGCCGCTCATTTCCGGTGAAAGAATTCTACCATTCGAGACTGTTTATCCGTTCGATTGGACCAAAAGTccgtattataaaattatctaCGTTACGGAATAGATAACAAACATTGCGTTCATCCT CAATGCCGTGGATCAGTTTACACTTTTGAGGGAGCATTTTGGTTATTTGGGTACGAAAAATGTGgaccaaattattaaaaaactgggtCATGACACTAACATCGAGCCAAATCGCCAATTGTTGCGAATCTTCATCATCCATCACGTCCGAGTGACTGAAATTTGCAAAGAAAttgctgaaatttttagtttcagCTGTTTTGTTCA AAGTGAagaaagatatttttttgtactttaaaGGGCACAAAAGGACGTTGAAATTTTGGCGATGGGAGTCAGTGTTTTGGATTATCAAACTTTTATTCAGGTTTTGAGACTGTCGTTTTCGTTTTACACAATGCTGAGCAAAGTTACAGATCACTGA
- the Cyp4g7 gene encoding cytochrome P450 monooxigenase CYP4G7, with the protein MVVVEESLNHSLNLGNSVLISLGVVAVILAVYHFWLQSLRYTKLGNKIPGYDPLPIIGNAHMVMNKNPTQVMELALRVASEKGSVVRFWFGSKLGVALLDPRDIELILGSNVHLEKSSEYRFFEPWLGDGLLISKGDKWRSHRKMIAPTFHQSILKTFVPVFNKNAMDLVEQLRNEALDQICDVHDYLSGATVDVLLETVMGVKKTKEARTSYKYAKAVMDMCTILHFRHVKLWLRSDWIFSFTKLFKEQTSLLRIIHNLTDRVIKQKKKAYFERVKDGDVSLYNNAVKETEEENLKIKNEQTFNFGSGLRDDLDENDENLGEKKRLAFLDFMVEASQTEGNKLNDEEIREEVNTIMFEGHDTTAAASSFFICILGVYPEIQEKVYQELRDIFQDSDRPITFNDTLQMKYLERVLLETLRMYPPVPIITRVINEEVKLASGDYTLPVGTTVGIGQFLVHRNPKYFPNPDKFDPDNFLPERCQQRHYYSFIPFSAGPRSCVGRKYAMLKLKILLASIVRNFKIKSVVKEKDFQLQADIILKRADGFRVILTSRT; encoded by the exons ATGGTTGTGGTTGAAGAATCCCTAAACCATTCGCTCAATTTGGGCAACTCTGTGCTGATTTCTCTGGGTGTGGTGGCTGTAATTTTGGCGGTTTATCACTTTTGGCTCCAATCTTTGCGTTACACAAAGCTGGGCAATAAAATACCCGGATATGACCCCTTGCCCATCATTGGCAACGCCCATATGGTCATGAACAAGAATCCCACACAAGTCATGGAGCTAGCGTTGAGAGTAGCCTCGGAAAAAGGAAGTGTTGTGAGGTTTTGGTTCGGGAGTAAGCTGGGAGTTGCTTTGCTAGACCCCAGAGATAtcgaa ttGATTTTGGGTAGTAATGTtcatttggaaaaaagttCCGAGTACCGATTTTTCGAGCCTTGGCTCGGCGACGGCCTTCTGATTAGTAAAGGTGACAAGTGGCGTTCGCACCGAAAAATGATAGCGCCAACGTTCCACCAAtccattttaaaaactttcgttcctgttttcaataaaaacgcGATGGATTTGGTCGAACAATTGCGAAACGAAGCCCTTGATCAAATTTGTGACGTTCACGACTACTTGAGTGGTGCCACTGTGGACGTCCTTTTGGAAACAGTGATGGGCGTTAAAAAGACCAAAGAAGCAAGAACTAGTTACAAGTACGCCAAAGCCGTGATGGA CATGTGCACAATTCTCCATTTCCGGCACGTCAAATTATGGCTGCGTTCAGATTGGATTTTCAGctttacaaaattgtttaaggAGCAGACTTCACTCTTGAGGATTATCCACAATCTCACGGACCGGgtcatcaaacaaaaaaagaaagctTATTTCGAACGTGTCAAAGACGGGGATGTTAGTTTGTACAATAACGCGGTCAAGGAAACGGAAGAGGAGaatctgaaaattaaaaacgagcaaacttttaatttcgGGAGCGGGCTTCGGGACGATTTGGACGAAAACGATGAGAATCTCGGTGAGAAAAAGCGACTCGCGTTTTTGGATTTCATGGTCGAGGCGAGCCAGACCGAGGGAAATAAACTAAACGATGAGGAAATTCgggaagaagttaacacaattaTGTTCGAAGGGCATGACACAACGGCAGCTGCGTCGAGTTTTTTCATCTGTATTTTAGGAGTCTACCCTGAAATACAGGAGAAAGTGTATCAGGAATTGAGGGACATTTTCCAAGACAGTGACAGACCGATCACTTTTAACGATACTTTACAAATGAAATATTTAGAGCGCGTTCTTTTGGAAACCTTGAGAATGTACCCACCGGTCCCTATCATCACACGAGTCATAAACGAGGAAGTCAAGCTTG CTTCGGGCGATTATACGCTACCTGTGGGCACCACGGTGGGGATTGGTCAATTTTTGGTTCACCGAAATCCCAAATATTTCCCCAATCCGGATAAGTTCGATCCGGACAATTTCCTACCTGAACGCTGCCAACAGAGACATTACTACAGTTTTATCCCTTTCAGTGCAGGCCCCCGCAGTTGCGTCGGCCGTAAATACGCAATGCTCAAACTGAAAATTCTTCTCGCTTCGATCGTGCGAAACTTCAAGATCAAATCGGTCGTCAAAGAAAAAGATTTCCAGCTGCAGGCCGACATTATCCTGAAAAGGGCTGACGGTTTCAGGGTCATTTTAACCAGCAGAACATGA